The genomic segment CGTTGTGAATATACTACGGTCAAAAAATATTATAagggattttaaaaaattatatactttttctattattgtgaactttaaaatttaattaaagaaaGTAGTTGATTGTTTTTTTCTGTATGATTACTAAATAACCTGATTATCACATTAATCAAATGGTTAATTAAATTTCATACCAACATGGTTAGTGTTTCTAACCACTTGAGTAATTAAGTTAGTTACAAAAGATCCTAAAATATGTTATCTAGGTAACCAAGAGGATACCATATAAGTTAATGAACTCCCtaatattttattgaaaatctaaagggaaatttcaatttatatgcttgataaaagttataattacaaaaaaatgctaggcatattaaaaattacaaaataatgctatATTTTGGCACTTTACCCAAAATGCCCTTTCCATTTCTTCGACCTTGCTCGATGtggttcgatagtgctcgataccagctcgatgagaccttcaaaatcatgatttttcatgaaaaatgactttgctcgatggtagttcgatggtggttcgatagtggctcgatggtgctcgatgagaccttcaaaatcatgatttttcatgaaaaaatgacttagctcgatggtggttcgatggtagctcgatagtggttcgatggtgctcgatgagaccttcaaaatcatgatttttcatgaaaaaatgacttagctcgatggtggttcgatggtagctcgatagtggttcgatggtgctcgatggagctcgatacaATTATTgaaagagacataatttttcactcgggtgtccgtttggggtgatttttttttattttgggtattttttcaagatctacacgttggacatgttaatatgcacatttgtaaagtgtaacacttgtaaaaaaatacaaaagtgcaaatatacctcatgtttaagacatcttttggtatatttttaagttttaaacttcccaaatatgcatattaacatgtcaaacatgtagatcttgaaaaaatacccaaaataaaaaaaaatcaccccaaacggacacccgagtgaaaaattatgtctcttacaagaattgcatcgagcaccatcgagccattatcgagctaccatcgaaccaccatcgagctaagtcattttttcatgaaaatcttgatcttgaaggccccagcgaatggtggctcgatggtgctcgatgccagcttgatgagaccttcaaaatcatgatttttcatgaaaaaatgacttagctcgatggtggttcgatggtagctcgatagtggctcgatagtgttcgatggtgttcgatggtgctcgatgcaattcttgtaagagacataatttttcactcgggtgtccgtttggggtgattttttttttgattttgggtattttttcaagatctacacgtttggcaTGTTAATATGcatatttgggaagtttaaaacttaaaaatataccaaaagatgtcttaaacatgaggtatgtttgcacttttgtattttttacaagtgttacactttacaaatgtgcatattaacaggtccaacgtgtagatcttgaaaaaatacccaaaatcaaaaaacaaatcaccccaaacggacacccgagtgaaaaattatgtctcttacaataattgtatcgagctccatcgagcaccatcgaaccaccatcgagctaagtcattttttcatgaaaaatcatgattttgaaggtcacatcgagctggcatcgagcaccatcgaaccactatcgagctaccatcgaaccaccatcgagctaagtcattttttcatgaaaaatcatgattttgaaggtctcatcgagctggcatcgagcaccatcgagccactatcgaaccaccatcgagcaaagtcatttttcatgaaaaatcatgattttgaaggtctcatcgagctggtatcgagcactatcgaaccaCATCAAGCAAGGTCGAAGAAGTGGAAAGGGCATTTTGGGTAAAGTGCCAAAATatagcattattttgtaatttttaatatgcctagcatttttttgtaattataactttTATCAAGCATATAAATTGAAATTTCCCAATCTAAATAAGTAAATGTTGGTAACAAAGTATTGTTGTGGAATTTCAGTACCCAAAAAGTATACCTAATTCTAAACaagtaataataatgaaagtaatGTTCATTCCCACGAGGATTATTATTAATTACCAATTAATTCAACTTTAATTCTATTTGGTAAACGAATATTAGGTTTGAGACATTTAAGTAatcaataaagaaaataaatattgatAAAACTCAACGGATGAATACCTAGGGCAATTAACTTTATCAATTATCTAATCTATTATTTTgctaattaaattttaaaaattttcttCCTATGATGATAGCGAATATACTAAAGTGaattctattctttctcaagatatgATAACTCAATTTATATGTGAACTTTCTACACCTCTGCGATCATTCTGAGTGAAcaagaaggggaggtaccctttgtgtttgtgggaacagtcagtggaccgcgggtacctatgatttcaacactgaaggctagagacctgatgcaggaaggttgcataggattacTAGCGAACGTTGTGGACACCTCTAGGGTCGTGACGGTTGGatcgggggagaccagattggtatgtgagtttctagatttatttccagcagacatgccagggttgccgccgcaacgagagattgagtttgtcattgagttggtgctaggagcggagccagtatctaggacaccatatagaatggctccggcagagttgaaagagttgaagattcagttaaggagttactggacttggggttcatcagaccgagtttctcgccatggggtgctccagtgttgtttgtcaagaagaaggatggatcccttaggatgtgtattgactacagggagctgaacaagttgactatcaataacaagtatccactgcctaggatcgacgatttatttgaccagttacagggaagtacagtattttctaagattgatttccggtcaggttaccatcagttaaggatcaaagaagaggacataccaaagatcgctttccgcacgaggtatggacactatgaattcctggtcatgttctttggattaaccaatgccccaaaaatttttatggatatgatgaataaggttttcaaggactatttggacaagtttgtgattgtgttcgtcgacgacattctggtgtattctcagtcagagacagagcatgagcaacatctacgtttggtgttgcagcggttgagggagcataagctatatgctaagtttagtaagtgcgagttttggctaccgcatgTCACATTTCTAGGTCATAtagttagtaaggaggggattctggttgacccaagtaagattgaggcagtgagagattggcctagatcgAGCAACATTCCAGAAGttagaagctttctgggattggcaggatattatcggcggtttgttgaggggttctccaggatagctacaccattgacaaaattgacaaagaagaagacaaagtaagtttggacagacagatatgagaacaattttaaataattaaagcggcgactgatcatcgcgccagtgttgagtctgccgacagacaacgagaagtttgtggtttactgtgacgcttccaaaCATGGTttaggatgtgtgctgatgcaagctggtaaggtgatagcctatgcatcgagacaattaaaggagtatgaacagagatatcccacgcatgatctggagttggcagcggtggtattcacacttaaggtttggagacattatttatatggtgagaagtgtgagatatacaccaatcataagagtttgaagtacttctttactcagaaggatctgaatatgcgccagagacggtggctggagttggttaaggattatgattgtgatatcctataccatcctgggaaggctaatgtagtggctgatgcattgagtcggaaaggcccaggacagttgttcagttcgagatagatatccgataagctagctgaggagatgactagagcgggtataaagttggtggttggtcggttagccaacatcactcttcagtctacactccttgagaggatcaaggaggcgcaagggagggattcccagttgagaggtcatagggaAAGCATCTTAGTCAGggtggctaaggacttctctttCTCAAAGATGGGGTTattgaagtataagggtcgaatctgtgttccgatggattctgatattcggCAGGAGATCTTATATGAATCGcacaccactccctattccttacatacaggtacgacaaagatgtaccaatatctgagagctttgtattggtggtcaggcatgaagagggatgtggtggattatgtggccaagtgcttaacctgtcagcgggtcaaggctgaacatcaaaggccagcagggttgctgtagCCTCTAggaattccagagtggaagtgggaagatattaccatggacttcgtggttggtttgccgaagaccatgGGACAGCATgcctcagtgtgggtgattgtggataggtatactagGACCGCCCACTTTCTACcggtcaggacgacttatactatggagcagtatgctgagttatatgtgaaggaaattgtttgacttcatggggctccgaggtcgatagtatccgacagagaccccaccttcacctccaagttttgggagagtctgcagaaggctatgggcacgcagttgcggtttagtaccacttatcatcctcagacagatggacagtctgagaggacgattcagatactggaggacatgctacgagcctgtgtgctagattttggggaatcttggagtaagtatctccctttgattgagttttcgtacaacaacagttaccaggcgactatcggagtggctctgtatgagatgctttatggaaggaagtgcagatcacctatccattgggatgagacgggtgagaggagttattctggtcttgagatggttcagaggaccagtgaggcaattgagaagattagagctcgaattctCGCcccccagagtcgccagaagagttactcaaacctgaaacgcaggagcgtagaattccaggtcggtgaccatgtgttccttagggtttcacctctgagaggagtgaaatggtttggcGTTCggagcaagctgagccctaggtttgttggccccttcgaggttctggagcgggttggggaggtagcttacagattggcaatgattctagccttatcaggggttcatgatgtatttcatgtgtccatgttccgaaaatatgtatcagattctacgcacatgttaagttatgagaacttggagctagatcaggatttgtcatatgaagagaagccaattcagattctcgaccggaaggacaaagtcttgcggagcaagaccatcgccttagttaaagtgctgtggagaaacagcaaagttgaggaggcgacatgggaacttgaatcagatatgtgggagcggtatcccgaattgttcaggtaatttcgaggacgaaatttctgtaaggaggggatagttgtagcaacccaaatttgctaataaggcttggggccttgattagcgtgcctggagggcaataattgttatattgtattaatatgtgaatttaatgaatatgtgattagaaatgcatgtttaggtgaattaaatatacatgtgggcctcatttggttattaggggaatatttgtaattttagcccgctgatgGCATAAAGGTAATAATAGTAtatgttgtgattgataccacgtgtgggtGGTGATATAACTGTGATGCACataccgagacggtcctagagagctgttttgctaaaagtcacaacggggtcaaatacccggctcgggaggagcttaggggtattttgggaatattataaagtgttcGGGAGTTACTGAGTAGTGGTTAGTAAATTCAGTAATGGTTTAAGCGTGTCGGGATTAAACGAGGATCTTTAggtatactcgaggacttagcgggaattgggtgaaatgacggaattgcccttgaggATAGGACAAGAACTTTATTAAGGGGAAAGGGTAAAGTGGTAATTTGGCCTTAGGAGGGGATTAACTTGGCTGAGAGGAGTTAGTCACGTTAATTGCACTTAGGCTATTCAGGAATTTTCTGCTGGAAATATAGAGAGAACCAAGAAGCAAAAGGGAAGGGGAAGAAGGGCTAGTTTCTTGGGACCAAGGAAGGAGTTCAGGGCTGAGATTGGGGCAACTAgagtcaagcttaggccaagattaATCCAGAGGTAAAGCTTCATCTTTGAATTTTAGTTTTCTTGCAAGTTTTTTTTAGAGTTTGGGTTGAATGCTGAAAGTTGGGTTTTGGCTTAGTAATTGTGAAATTCAGCTTGAGAATCAAAGAAATtaagcttggagttggatttggaaGAAGCTCAGAGTCGAAtttcagtttgaggtaagaatttcgtgcATCTTTGAAGTTGATTGCTAGTGTGGTCTAAGTTTTGTAAggtctggtttaagttttatgaagttttaaaccaatttgtaaatcatgggtttgaatgtgtgtTTGGGCTTGTTATTGATGTTTTCGAGTTGccatatggtctatttggggttttggaatgaatttgggatttaggtatgtcttggtattgatttggaagtgttttggcttgggaaaatgttgggaaaaacccagttttttgggttcgcgtatgggcgccgcgaccctgttcttccgtgTCGCGGCGCTAGAATGCATCAGGGGAAGGACaccattctgggcgccgcggcccctatagggtggtttcgcggcgctaggccaaatCCTAGGCAGGGGAAAAAAATGTGTtttggggttttggctcagggggctcggggaatgcttccgctaccttgtggggggaaacgggaggtcccgagagcacgggattggttccgggagatgattataaattggttagtaatgagagtgctatgtatgtgttgtgactaggttttcagcgaggctcaggttagaggaccgtgctcgagatttcggtgctcaagatgCTTCgtacacaggtaagaaaactgttgtacccatagagcagggcgagacgCCATAGTAGTGTTGCAGGGCACtaccctatatgattatatgcagggcatagcccattgattatgttaatacatgtttaagtgtttgattaattatgctatgtatgcaaatatgtaagtgatcggcaagagccgggaatggcgaaggccgagaacggcaaaggggtcgggagcagcgtttagcacgcggagtgcgagttgccacggtaagaccctaaaggatacctgggatatccttacggtgtagaccgtgaacctagggcctggtaaagcgcctgggacggcatggccgtacgtgtttagcctgttggcggatttgttatatgctgagtaattgatatgcatatgttatctatttgcgtggagttttcttgctgggcttcggctcatgggtgctctgtggtgcaggtaagggcaaggagaaagccgtCCAACCacgagtatggagagcatgaggcgatgcgtacatgtctggctgccacagccaggggtatttttgggagatgctttgtactgaatcctattttgtcgtttagtcgacttaaaacatattttgagttgtaaatatttcaaattatgtGTGTTCTCTAGTGTCCAAGcagtattatttaaaaaaaacatatatatataatataaaaaaatcaaataaataaattataaataaattgacaaaataaaaaatttacatataaaaaaaaaaacaaaaaaaaatcatcacaatagcaattcaaatttttttttggggTATCAGTTTTTTTTCCCTCTCACCAAGCTCGTACCCTTCCCCTTCTTCTTCTCCGATGCCAATTTCCAGTGCCAACCGCCTCTATGCCCTTCGCCGTCGCAATCGTCAGCCTACCCCGTCTCCTGAGTCCTCTGACTCCTCTGCCCCGCCCTCACCAACCCAGACCCCAACCTCCCCGAAACCCAACTCACTCCACCCATGAACCCCATCCCTTCTCTCCTTGACCCCAACCTCTCTGTCTTCCTCCCCAACCCCACCCTCGATCTTCCTCCTCCCATGAATCTCGAACCCTCTCTCCCCGTCCCAACTCACCCCACTTCCTCCCCACCTTCGGCTGTCTCTTCTCAACCCCGTGACCCCTCCCCTCCACCCCGTCCTCCCTCCCCACCACTCCGTGATCCTTCTCCACCTCCTAGAGCCCTCTCCCCTCCACCTCCACCCAAACCCTCTGGCATCGCCTCTCGCACCCGCACCCGCCAACAAATCCCTTCCCTTCCCTCTACTCCGCCCAAGCCTCCTGGTCAAGTCAAGACATTGGCTAGCAAACGTAAGCCCTCTCATGGTGTTGTGCCTGAGTCCACCCCGGACTCTCCGCCTCCATTGGGTCCTGCCAAGAGGCCCACGGTCGTGCCCCCACCTGCACCAAAGGCCCCGTCTTCCTCTTGGTTCTCTGAAAGGCAAGGCCTCTGCCTCCTCATCTTCTAGAGGTACTATCTTTCTGAATAACAACTATAAAAAACAGTTCACTGAGACTATTTCTTTGCGAAAATTGTTGCCTGAACGATTGTTGGATTACTTGGAGTGTACATCTTTGGGCTTGTATGACATTATTGAGTTTCATGGGTGGAAAGAGTCTGTGTCTGCTCTACGTGTGCCTTGTCCATCTTTGGTTCATGAATTTTATTCTAACCTTTCTGCTGATGTTATTGATCCGGTTCATGAAAATTTTGGGAAAGTGTTTTTGCGTGGCAATTGGATTTCGTTTACTCCATTGGTTATTGCAGAATGTTTACACCTGCCCCTGCTTGATGAGCCTACATTCTCTGCTGAGTTTACTCCGGGCATGGATGAGGTTGCTCGCACTCTCACTGGAAACTCTTCTTCGACTTGGCCCACTTCCAATGCGGTTCTTGCTGCTGAACTCACCCCTCTCTACCACATTTTGCACGTTGTTGCTGTCTTCAATTGGCAGCCCACTGCTCACAAGTCTACGGTTGGGGCTGATCTGGCTCGCTTTCTCTTTGCTGTGGGTACTCTCCAGTCTATCAGTTTACCTCACTGTTTGTTTCAGGTTATATTGGAGGCTGCCATGTGGCCTGGGGTCTCTAGGATTTTGCCCCTGCCTTGTCTGATTCAACGCATTGCTCACTGTTTCTCTGCTGTCCCTTCCAAAAGCATGGACACTCGAATCTCTCTCAAGGTTATAAATTTGGCCTCAACTAGGTCCAAGGCTAAGAAGAAAGGTCCCACAGTCAAGGATCCTATGGCTGCCTCTTCCTTGGGTGTCAAACAATCCTCATGGAAGTATCGCTTGTTTGACTGGATTCATTCTTTCAGCACTGAGTTTCAGTCCTTCAAATCTGAGTTCAGATTGGCCTAAGCTCAGAATCAAGCATTTCAGTCTGTTGTTCTTAGTCACCTTGGTCTGCCTCCTCTCTTGTTCAGTCCTTCGCTGCTGATGACTCGTTCAAGGACGCACCACCATCTCAGGGGGAGAAAGTCCATAGTCCCACTACCACTGGTTCTCGGCCTGCTGACACCCAGTCCGTGCCTCCTGTTGCTGCCCCTCATGGGGAGTTTGTTGTGCCGCCAGGCACCCTCAAGCgtcacaagaagaagaagaaaccttCTTCCTCCCAGTAGTTATGGTTCAACTTTGGCATGCCCTCTGAACATTGAGGGGGAGTTTCTTTAAATTCTCTTTAGTTATCTAACATTGTCTGTCGtctttttagctaagtttgaactATTGTTCACTACCTGCTGCTTTCGATTTTTCTCTGTTGGTATCTGATTGTATTTTGAGCAGGTGGTTTTGTTATTGGTATCCTAATATGACAATTTATCTAATTTAGTTGTTACTGTTATCAAATCTGTCTGCTGCTAGTTCTTGTCAGCTTTATGTGCTAAAAGTATAAATCGGTTCACTGTTCATATGCATGCCAAAGGGGGAGTTTGTAAGTGTTATTTTTGTCATGCATTGTTTTTCATGTTTAGACATTGTTTTCTTGTTATAACACTGAAAGCCCAGTAGCACGTGATTTCTATTTTCAGCACATGTCTTGCTTAGTTGGTTTTCTATTTTTAGCCCTAGCATATATATTCGTTTGTTTCGTTTTTTCTTTACCTTTTTGAGCAGCCATAAAGTGTCTTCTCTAAGAAACACACTCTGTAAAAGGTCTGAAGCTCTTAATGCTTCATTGTTCATTGCCTATGGTGTTTTGATGATTCCTCACCATTTATCTCAAGTTTTCTTGGTGTAAACCTTGAAGGGACTTCAAGACAAGTCTCAAGGGGAGCTTGAGCAATAGCTGGAGGGAGTCCAGCCACGTTCAAAACCAGTGAGAGGCTGGTTGCTTGAAGACTTTCACAAAATAAGGAGTTGTTTGTTGattataaatcaaattagaagggaattttaatttgtatttttgttgTTTGTAATTGTAATAACTTTGATTATTTTAGTGAATTTGCTTTACCTCTGGACTAGGTCCCATGAAGTAGGTTGTGAGAAATCATGGCTGAAACATGTAAAATGattgtcatttttattttttcttgcaCTTGATTATGATTCAAATAtgattttaatttgataaattgATTATAAAATTGACTGAGTAGTTGAGTTGCAGTAGTTAACTAACTTTGAAGAAGTAAGTGCCCTTAAAAGTAAAAGGTTCATTCATCCTTGGGCATAACTAAGGACTTGGCAGCCAAGAATTTTCATATACAGCTGGTATAatcactttttaaaaaaaaaaagaaattatgaaACTAGATCATCATACTTATCACAGCATCGAGTTGTCCTACATTCTTGAATTTAAGGTGAACAATGTCAATTATGGCTCTGATCAAACTGTCGCTTGCACTGAAAAGATTGTTGTTAGGAGTTCTTGCAAAAGTTTTTGGCAGCCAGTATTGTTACGTTTCTTCAGAAACGAGAATGGTTGTTGTATTGAGTTACAAATTACGAATGGAGATGAATTATATTCTTTTCGAGAACTTATAGATTTTTTCATTTCCTTTTATTCCGTGTTCATTATGTACCTATTAATATTATATGTATTATCTATACCATTCgtatttgaaatattattttctttattcttCTTACAACAGTATTTGCTATTTACTTTATCCTCAAAGAAATAAAGGATTAGCATTTGTTCCGACCCCACAAGATGATTCGCATAGTTAGTCACCGTTCATGGTCTTAAAGATAAACAAAGACCCCCATCCATTCATTTTTTAATAATGTTTTCTCTTGCTGATtatacaaaaaagaaaaaaagtaaaaaataaaaagaaaggggtCCACACAACCTCTCAAGGCATAAGCTTGACCAAAGATAATAGACCTTGTCCCCCACTCACACAAACAAAGCCTCATCACCTAGTTATGGATTAATTATATTTCACCTCACTTGCATCGTCATTCAACCATGCCAAAACGGGTCCATTACCTTATCTGTTATCGCTTCAAAACGTCAATCCTTTACAGAGTAATACTTTGGGGTTTTGGTTAAAGGGACATACTACCCAACTTATCCTTTTCACATGGAGCCCACGCTTTAAATGTAAAAACATATCAAACAATTACATCTAAACACTTTGTTTAAAACCACCCTAATTGGGATACAATGGATATTACGTTACCAAACCACCAAGTACCTTGTTTGAATGACTAAACATGCCTAAACAGATCAAATAACAAATAATCCAGATCAGATGCATCATACATTATCTAAAGAAGATAATAAGTGCGACTTAACTCAGTGATACATTACAATAGAAGGAAGACAAACAAAGATAGACATAAACTAACTAGATATTTGACAGCTAAGGACACTAATAAATCTCAGCTACTACTAACTTGTAGCTCTGTGAAGCTGTTCTAAAGCAGCTTTCTACAACAATATCACCGTACTAAAACGTAAAGAACTGTATTTCAGAATGTTTAGATTAACATTCTGTTAGTACATAATATGCTAATAAAAGTCTCTACTGTTAGTTCTAACATTTAGCTATCTAATTCACCATCATTCAATATTTACATCTCACCTTCCTACGTAGCAACTAGTCTGGCAGCCCTTGGGTGCAAACACATCCCGAGTACAACAAAATTGCCCCCAAAACCAAGGGAAAAAAAGATTCAGCAGAACACATTAGCCAAGCTATTCCAAGAGGTTGAGGTAACTTACTGAATCAAACTTATGATCCTGCATTTCTCATATTTCCACTCAAGTGGATAAAAGGAAGATTTGGGTTCAAACAAAACTGCTGATCCTCCATTCCGCTATCAAAAGCTGCCTTCCGTTTTCTCACGGCTGCTTCTACACTCTTGTACGAGCCTAATTCCTGGCATGCATTGCCTCTAGGAAATAAGGAGAACCCTTTCTCCAATAATGGTAATTGGTAACAAAAGTTGCCTCCCTCTTGGGAACTAACGTCTCTGATAGCTTGGGGTTGCGTTTTCTCAACACTTAGAGGGCCCAATCGCAAAGACAGATCACACCCAATCTTGCATTGTCTATCAGCTGCATCTATCTTATTTGGTTCTGTGTTCTTCAACGAAGCATCTTCATGACAGGAGAGATTCTGGATCACATCCACTTTAGAGCCTTTTAAAGGATCACTGGTCAGTTTAGGAAGGAGAACGACATCTTGCCAAAGTTGTTCAAACTGGGGGTCATTTCCATAATAAAGAGGGTATGCTGAAAATGAGTTAGATGCTTTATAATTACTAAGGGCTAGGAGTTGCTCATAGTTAGATGGGGGAATGTTTTCGGATGCAGGCGAAAACATAGCAGTACAAATGTTGTTTTGGATAAAATTGCTTCTAGAGTCAGACCTGAGATGGTTCGAGGTTCTCAAAAGATTTGAACCACTCGCAACATTTTCCAACAAGTTTGGAGATACACATGGGACCTCTGAAGTGTTGGGAGTCAGGTAACATCTCGGGTGACAATTTCGTTGGCTTCTTGAGGCTCTTCTTGGTGTACACCCCAAGTTGAGAGCAGCTATACAGCATTTGGTAAATCAAtggaaataattataaaaaaacatGACAACTTAAACTGGAAACTAGTACTATTCTCAAACACAGGAGAGCTATACACATAATGCCCACATTTCAAACAAAAATAGAAGTACTTGGAAGTCAGAACGGTTACTAAAATTTCTACCC from the Humulus lupulus chromosome X, drHumLupu1.1, whole genome shotgun sequence genome contains:
- the LOC133806512 gene encoding uncharacterized protein LOC133806512, which codes for MNPIPSLLDPNLSVFLPNPTLDLPPPMNLEPSLPVPTHPTSSPPSAVSSQPRDPSPPPRPPSPPLRDPSPPPRALSPPPPPKPSGIASRTRTRQQIPSLPSTPPKPPGQVKTLASKRKPSHGVVPESTPDSPPPLGPAKRPTFTETISLRKLLPERLLDYLECTSLGLYDIIEFHGWKESVSALRVPCPSLVHEFYSNLSADVIDPVHENFGKVFLRGNWISFTPLVIAECLHLPLLDEPTFSAEFTPGMDEVARTLTGNSSSTWPTSNAVLAAELTPLYHILHVVAVFNWQPTAHKSTVGADLARFLFAVGTLQSISLPHCLFQVILEAAMWPGVSRILPLPCLIQRIAHCFSAVPSKSMDTRISLKVINLASTRSKAKKKGPTVKDPMAASSLGVKQSSWKYRLFDWIHSFSTEFQSFKSEFRLA
- the LOC133803731 gene encoding uncharacterized protein LOC133803731 is translated as MPRPGPRPYECVRRAWHSDRHQPIRGSLIKEIFRVANEIHSSSTKQNKEWQEKLPIVVLRAEEIMYSKANSEAEYMDLKTLWDRTNDAINTIIRLDESTETGEFIQPCIEAALNLGCTPRRASRSQRNCHPRCYLTPNTSEVPCVSPNLLENVASGSNLLRTSNHLRSDSRSNFIQNNICTAMFSPASENIPPSNYEQLLALSNYKASNSFSAYPLYYGNDPQFEQLWQDVVLLPKLTSDPLKGSKVDVIQNLSCHEDASLKNTEPNKIDAADRQCKIGCDLSLRLGPLSVEKTQPQAIRDVSSQEGGNFCYQLPLLEKGFSLFPRGNACQELGSYKSVEAAVRKRKAAFDSGMEDQQFCLNPNLPFIHLSGNMRNAGS